From Verrucomicrobiota bacterium, one genomic window encodes:
- a CDS encoding leucine-rich repeat domain-containing protein, whose product MKNPLPALFGVILLATPLATTAQQFGDFTYTSDGLAITITGYTGPTGPVTIPYAVAGLAVTHIGDNAFSANPNLTSVTIPSSVNNIGVAAFWHSYNLTSVTIPDSVTRIGHDAFFNCPLTNVTIPNSITSIADGTFSECRLVSVTIPSSVTNVGSYAFYNCARLITVTIPSTVTSIGDGAFVGCTSLISVTIPSSVTNIGSQSFLGCTSLVAITVDPANPSCSSLDGVLFNKNQTTLIQFPGGKVGSYPIPSSVTNIMDYAFYGCASLTNVIIPGSVSNIVDGAFYLCTGLTSTTIPNSVTSIGHDAFYNCTSLRNISIPGSVTSIGYQAFYNCTNLNKITIPGTVTNLGNYAFRNCPSLNRVFFMRNAPGVDSGVFYDASNVTVYYLPGATGWSATFAGRPAVLWNPLMQTSGPNFGAGPVGFGFDITGTTNIPIVVEATTNQANGAWVPLQSLNLTNGLFHFNDPEWIGHPARLYRIRSP is encoded by the coding sequence ATGAAGAACCCGCTGCCCGCCCTGTTCGGCGTCATCCTTCTGGCGACGCCCCTGGCCACCACCGCCCAGCAATTTGGTGATTTCACTTACACTTCGGATGGCTTGGCCATCACCATCACCGGCTACACTGGCCCAACCGGGCCGGTGACCATCCCGTATGCCGTCGCGGGGCTGGCCGTCACCCACATCGGGGACAATGCTTTCTCCGCTAATCCGAACCTGACCAGCGTCACAATCCCCAGCAGCGTCAACAACATCGGGGTTGCTGCATTCTGGCACAGCTACAACCTGACCAGCGTCACGATCCCCGACAGCGTCACGCGCATCGGGCACGATGCGTTTTTCAATTGCCCCCTGACGAACGTCACTATTCCGAATAGCATCACCAGTATCGCGGACGGGACGTTTTCTGAATGCCGCCTGGTTAGCGTGACGATCCCCAGCAGCGTCACGAACGTGGGGAGTTACGCGTTCTATAATTGCGCCAGACTGATCACCGTCACGATCCCCAGCACCGTCACCAGCATTGGAGACGGGGCGTTCGTTGGTTGCACGAGCCTGATCAGCGTCACGATCCCCAGCAGCGTCACCAACATTGGAAGCCAGTCGTTTCTGGGATGCACCAGTCTGGTGGCGATCACGGTGGATCCGGCCAATCCGTCCTGCAGCAGCTTGGATGGAGTCTTGTTCAACAAGAACCAGACCACGCTGATCCAATTCCCGGGCGGCAAAGTTGGAAGCTATCCAATTCCCAGCAGCGTCACTAACATAATGGACTATGCATTCTATGGCTGCGCCAGCCTGACCAACGTCATAATTCCCGGCAGCGTCAGCAACATTGTGGACGGCGCGTTCTACCTCTGCACCGGCCTGACAAGCACCACCATCCCCAACAGCGTTACCAGCATCGGGCACGATGCGTTCTATAACTGCACCAGCCTGCGCAATATCAGCATCCCCGGCAGCGTTACCAGCATCGGGTACCAAGCGTTCTATAATTGCACGAATCTGAACAAAATCACAATCCCTGGCACCGTCACCAACCTCGGGAACTATGCGTTCCGGAACTGCCCCAGCCTGAATCGAGTGTTTTTTATGCGTAACGCTCCGGGCGTTGATTCGGGTGTCTTCTATGATGCCAGCAATGTGACTGTCTATTACCTCCCCGGCGCCACCGGCTGGAGCGCGACGTTTGCCGGTCGCCCGGCAGTCTTATGGAACCCGCTGATGCAAACCAGCGGCCCCAACTTTGGCGCAGGGCCAGTCGGATTCGGTTTCGACATCACCGGGACGACAAACATCCCCATCGTAGTGGAGGCTACGACGAACCAGGCCAACGGCGCCTGGGTTCCGCTGCAAAGCCTCAATCTTACCAACGGACTTTTTCACTTCAACGATCCGGAGTGGATCGGCCATCCGGCGCGCCTGTATCGCATTCGCTCGCCCTAG
- a CDS encoding PEP-CTERM sorting domain-containing protein, giving the protein MTRARTNMKNHKRTIRTMTILTLLANLGCIMQAANGQGFIVDQSNVVGGSITTGVLTPGQNLGQSFTPALTGLDRFEIQGSSRGVSTVQFNLFRGLPGSGAQIATSPTLIVTNSTLETIGFEFPATVALVPGDIYTATLVLIAGDSYLLAFSSANPYPGGVAFNEFGLPRSTIDWVFSEGIIAIPEPSTVLLLGFAAVGLHLRLRLSTRSST; this is encoded by the coding sequence ATGACGCGCGCGAGAACGAATATGAAGAACCACAAACGCACCATCCGGACCATGACCATCTTGACGTTGCTCGCCAACTTGGGGTGTATCATGCAAGCGGCCAACGGGCAGGGATTCATTGTTGATCAATCGAATGTGGTTGGGGGATCCATCACCACTGGCGTCCTGACGCCTGGTCAGAACTTGGGCCAATCATTTACACCGGCCTTAACCGGACTGGATCGGTTTGAGATTCAAGGTTCATCCCGAGGAGTTTCAACGGTGCAATTCAACCTCTTCAGAGGGCTGCCGGGATCCGGTGCGCAGATTGCCACCAGCCCGACACTCATCGTGACCAACAGCACTCTCGAGACAATTGGATTTGAATTTCCAGCTACCGTCGCTCTTGTCCCGGGAGACATTTACACGGCGACACTGGTTCTGATTGCAGGCGACTCGTATCTGTTGGCATTCTCTTCGGCAAACCCATACCCAGGCGGAGTAGCCTTCAACGAATTCGGGCTGCCTCGCTCCACCATTGATTGGGTGTTCTCTGAAGGAATCATCGCGATTCCGGAGCCGTCCACGGTCTTGCTGCTCGGATTTGCAGCGGTTGGCCTTCACCTCCGGCTGAGACTTTCAACAAGGTCGTCAACGTGA